The genomic stretch AGTTGTATGACTAGCGGCAGGTACagttaataaattaaaaacatattttctgcgTTGGTTATTCTCAGGGCAACAGCTCATCAGTATCGTTGCCCTAAACTGGCTCTGGTGATTTACAGAGATATGTGATAGTGCAATCATGTGCTTCAACCTCACCGTAGCATTACATTAGCCTAATACACATATGCATGAACCCAAACATAATGAACATATAGAGATAACTTACTCGCTGTATaagaaaagtgtatattttaacatCACTGGACTGTCAAACAGTGTAAATGTGTCTCAGTGAGCTCACCACAGCAAAACATCAAACCATACATGGTGAAGGTGTTTAATAGCTCAGTGAATCCACAGGGTTTTAACAATCATTTATGAAACTGGAGAAGATACAGAGAGCATTTAGTGCCGCTTGGATGCGGGTCAGGGGGTAAAAGCAGCTTCTAGAACTGCAGTGAACTCATGCGCGTTATTGAGTTTCCCTTCTGCAGAATCCATTTAGTGCATACCAACCGCCTGCGCTCATGAAAAGAAACGAGGAATGGaaactgttgtaaaaaaaaaagggtgaatCTCTCAAAAACATGTCACAATTCAACCTAAAAGAGAaaagtattaaattatattttgcataatgaaaatgaagcctgttttacaATCAGATgcaaacaacaaaatatataaatgctttaaaaaaaaaaaaaatttaagaaaaatattaaaacaaaaatatttagccTTTTTTAAGCTCATTCATGATAGATTGTTTTGCAATGTGACattgacaattaaacacattttcttcatttaaaaggTAATTCAATGacattttgataaattaaaatcACCTTTCAGGTGGTACAACAATACACATGAtgtacaaatatttcaaatttcaaacatttataaaatatttgaaggAAAGTCTGTTTTATGATCATTTAaggtagggtttttttttttttttgcaatgtgactattttcatgacaaacttttttttattaacgtAATGCATTTAAAAAGTCGTTATTGAAGCTTATTCGGCTTAAAGGCAGCACAGCAAAACATTATGTatatatcatttaaaatgtacatacatatttaagaaaaaaatatatatttttaaaaagattaGGCCCCTTTTTTGGAATAGATTTTTTCTGCAGTgtgacttttctttttcttttttttttttttttttttttgacaattaagcacatatgttaattttaatttttagcatttttttttaatttttttttattgtttgttatttttatttattttttgcattatggtactGACAAATAAAGGTAGAAAAACTGCTTAAATGTCAATAAATAGTCAATGCAAACAAAtcctatataatatatatatatatatatatatatatatatatatatatatatattagctggAAATGATCTAGAAAGGTTTCGTGAGATTTACCCAAAAGTAAAATATTTGTGCAATGTATATCGCCAGATTAAATGAATTCTAGAGATCCAAATAGAAGTCATATCATGTGACTGCTACAGGAGGAGAAATGCAGAGCTCCCTTGAGTCAGTCTAATGCCATATCCCTTTACATATCACATATCTGTTTACCAAATCACTTGATAACAAGTTATCAGTGAGACAGCTGGCACTCTGAATGAGCTTGATTTTCTCAGGGGAGCAATAGTTCGTTGTCAATGACCTCTTTGTGCCAACAAAAGCTTCAAATGTTTTCCTCAAATAGACATGCTCTTTTTTTACTCTGTTTGTGGATGTGAGCTCCGTGGCTTCATGAATCAAAAATTAAATTTAGACCTGTCAGTGTGTGACGCCACTGAATTAATGTGTGATGAAGCTGCTGGTGTATAACTGCGCTGTCAACGCTAAAGATGCATTCACAGGAGTTTCCCTGGATTAGAGGACAAGACACAAACAGTAAGGTAATGCTCACCTATACATGTAGATTGACTCTTCAAGTGATGGGATTTGAGCAAACTAGAAAAATCTGAATATTCTGAAGCAAAAAACATGCATTCAAGAGGAAAAGAGTTCCCAATTTGTGCTTTACAATGTATGTGTCCAGTCAGTGAGAAGATATCTGCATGGAGAGTGTACGCACTGAAAACATACTAACTGGGGAGGAGGATGATACAGAGGACGACCAAGAAAGACAAGACGGTTGGTAAAGTATATAACAGTTTTGTTAATGTCAAACAATCTCCAGAGACATCCATAACTGTAAATAGAGCTCTCCATCTCTGAAGGTTtatgcatgttttttattttgttatgtgtTTTAGGAGATAAAGTTGTAGTGTGTAAGAAAGCCTGGGAGCCCAGTGTGCTGTCCACTATTGGGAAAGAGACTCACCATTTCACTGGTCATGAGATTAAAATCTGGGAATCGCTCGACTCATTTGGATCCATAATCTGGCCAGCAGTGAGAAACTAAATTCATTTcacatttgaaaaattatttatattattactgaaggtgaagtgtgttattaTTTGgatgtttaaggaatattccggattcaatacaagttaagctcaatcaatagcatttgtggcataatgttgattaccacaaaaatgtatttagactcgtccctccttttctttaaaaaagcaaaaattgcttttccactattgggccagtgcgagccagggctatcaaatGGCCAGCCAGGGTCTATAGCTTTGGACCTcgagccgcgagaccaaaatcgatctgcgttcccaccatcgggccaataactcAGCAGCGTTGCCCTGAAACCCGCCCTTAACATGCCGCCcaggtgccaacgtcacacacctcgCCCATTTCACaggcaagagggaagctcaactagataacatgatatcTCAGCTTATCTAGAATATCGAATttatatcatttgtaaacattagctagctagcaagatcagttagcattgacaactcaccaACTGTAACTGCCATATGGCCACGAGTGGTCTCTCCAcaaacagcgggacgatgtcccagcacaccatccatgatctcgaaccagtTCTTTCTTTAGGCACCACTTTGTACATTGTGGgttttaatggatttgtactgtgcccacatttttttaatttttcacgAACATGTACCattgtgcactggatacacaacctgacAAGTTTggcgaaactccacctttgatattgaccccacctcaatccccagctggccttgtttggcccaagggtaaacggcgggccaaaggccactggccccgagaaagcccagagtaggcacgatgaagccccagaagtgacagtgagAAAACAATTGGCCCtggcatgccctcatttggcccgatagtggaaacacggATTGAGAAACttacaatggggccaatttttggaaggtttaaaaaaggcagaaatataaagcttataattttataaaagcacttgcatgaattattctgttaaaaatggtcattttagtcgttttagggtttatgtttACATAATCATGGCCAacgaatttgtaaaattggatataactttacacataaattaCACTATCAAAAATCCACTGGTAGTTTGACTTTTGAAAGACTAAAAACACTGAcgctttcaaaacattgaaatgtagtggcacaaaaattacacttaACTTTTAATCATTTGTACATTTGTTGGCGACTGCTCATCATAATGCATTTTCTGAATTCAAatacaggcactggctctttGTCACTATCTTGAATCTAATAAAGCAACGGTTGATCTTCTCGAAAAGGCGGTGCTGGAGATCGGAGCCGGCACTGGTCTTGTGTCCATTGTGGCCAGTCTATTGGGTCAGTAGTACTAAAGACTCTATGGCTTGTTGTTATCAAAATATATGGTTGTGTCATCCTTTCAAAGTGTATAATCACCAGGCGCCTGGGTGACGGCAACTGACCTGCCTGAAGTCCTTGGGAACCTGAGATGCAACCTGTCGAGAAACACAAGGGGTCGCTGCAGATACACACCTCAAGTGGCAGCGCTCTCATGGGGTCATGACCTTGAGAAGACCTTCTCTCATTCAGTCTACAAATATGACTATGTAATGGCAGCTGATGTGGTGTATCATCATGACTTCCTTGCAGAATTACTGGTCACCATGCAGCACTTCTGCCAGCCAGGCACAACCCTCATCTGGGCCAATAAGATCCGTTTTGAATCCGATCTGGTGTTTACAGATAACTTCAAAAAAACCTTCAACACCATCCTGCTGGAAGACAACGGAGAGGTGAAGATTTATTCTGCCACCATGAAAGAAGAGAGTGGACTATTGATGTCAGAAGTAACCAAGGAGGTTGTGATGCAAGAGAACAAGGTGGAAATGGAGTCAAAGCAAATGTCTGGTGAGATGAGACAGGAATCAGAGATTATTAATCTAGAGAACAATTGTGAGGAAACACAGAAGCAAAAGATGATGGAAAATGGAACATTCATGGCAAGGAAAGTTCTGACAGATCAAGCTTTTATAGAGATTCAAGATCATGGACAGCAGGAAATGGAAAAGAAGCCACAATTTAGGGAAGCCTTGGTAACAGGGCAAGGTTATATGCAAAATCAGGTGGAAACACTGAAGTCAGAAGATGGACATCTGAACAACAAAGAAGAGGGGGAAGAGGAAGACAATACAAACTGTGAAACTGAAACTGAGGAGAGTGAAGATGCTGAGAGCTTCACTGAGATGGATTCAACAGATGAAACATTTACAGAACAGAAATCTGGTCAGTAATTCCAATTATAAATATAGCTGTAAGCAGCAATTACTGGAAAAAAGAGACACAGTCAAATAAGAATTACCAAAAAAATTgatttaagaataaaaaaatccagggggcctgggtatctcagcgagtaaagatgctgactaccacccctggagttcgcaagttcgaatccagggcgtgctgagtgactccagtcaggtctcttaagcaaccaaattggcctggttgctagggagggtagagttacatggggtaatctcttcgtggtcgctataatgtggttctcgctctcggtggggcacgtggtgagttgtgcgtggatgccacggtggatggcgtgaagcctccacacgcgctatgtctccgcggtaacgtgctcaacaagccacgtgataagatgcacggattgatgttctcagatgcggaggcaactgagattcatcctccaccacctggattgagccacacgaggacttagagtgcattgggaattgggcattccaaattggggagaaaaaggggaagaaaaaaaaagtatcaaaaatCCAATTGATAACTTTTGTGCAGGTATGCATTTATCTTGGCATGAGCCAAGGATACAGAGGGCAAAGGAATTACATTTCTAGACCACATGGTTCAAaagtaataatacaaaataattttgagatGATGGTGGCGCTATTGAGTTTGACTGGGAGACCCCAAAATTGGCATAGTGACTTTTCAGACCACCCCAAATTTGTGTGCCAACTTTCATCATTTTCCTGAATAGAGTTCTATTGACTGCCATAGACACTctagctaaaataataataatacaattatactATGCACCGTTGGTGCTAGGCCCCTTACATCACCAATAAACAATGAATTTACAGTGGAACATGTACAGTTGTTGGGGTTTC from Myxocyprinus asiaticus isolate MX2 ecotype Aquarium Trade chromosome 7, UBuf_Myxa_2, whole genome shotgun sequence encodes the following:
- the LOC127443438 gene encoding uncharacterized protein LOC127443438 isoform X1; the encoded protein is MESVRTENILTGEEDDTEDDQERQDGDKVVVCKKAWEPSVLSTIGKETHHFTGHEIKIWESLDSFGSIIWPAALALCHYLESNKATVDLLEKAVLEIGAGTGLVSIVASLLGAWVTATDLPEVLGNLRCNLSRNTRGRCRYTPQVAALSWGHDLEKTFSHSVYKYDYVMAADVVYHHDFLAELLVTMQHFCQPGTTLIWANKIRFESDLVFTDNFKKTFNTILLEDNGEVKIYSATMKEESGLLMSEVTKEVVMQENKVEMESKQMSGEMRQESEIINLENNCEETQKQKMMENGTFMARKVLTDQAFIEIQDHGQQEMEKKPQFREALVTGQGYMQNQVETLKSEDGHLNNKEEGEEEDNTNCETETEESEDAESFTEMDSTDETFTEQKSEESSSENVKQQDFTRSWVPTVYYSLEKEIHYFLGQKITIQESIDSYGATIWPAALALCRFLETPQGRQQINLLDKSVLELGAGTGLLSVVATLLGAKLTATDLPEILSNLTCNLNRNTRGRRRHEPLVKELYWGHMLEENFPKSTHHYDYVLATDVVYHHNYLSELLVTMRYFCQPGTTLVWANKIRYASDLGFIDDFQTSFNSTMIIDLDDVRIYVATSNTSEVEDDQETNEEEEDKEESKKKD
- the LOC127443438 gene encoding uncharacterized protein LOC127443438 isoform X2, translating into MIQRTTKKDKTALALCHYLESNKATVDLLEKAVLEIGAGTGLVSIVASLLGAWVTATDLPEVLGNLRCNLSRNTRGRCRYTPQVAALSWGHDLEKTFSHSVYKYDYVMAADVVYHHDFLAELLVTMQHFCQPGTTLIWANKIRFESDLVFTDNFKKTFNTILLEDNGEVKIYSATMKEESGLLMSEVTKEVVMQENKVEMESKQMSGEMRQESEIINLENNCEETQKQKMMENGTFMARKVLTDQAFIEIQDHGQQEMEKKPQFREALVTGQGYMQNQVETLKSEDGHLNNKEEGEEEDNTNCETETEESEDAESFTEMDSTDETFTEQKSEESSSENVKQQDFTRSWVPTVYYSLEKEIHYFLGQKITIQESIDSYGATIWPAALALCRFLETPQGRQQINLLDKSVLELGAGTGLLSVVATLLGAKLTATDLPEILSNLTCNLNRNTRGRRRHEPLVKELYWGHMLEENFPKSTHHYDYVLATDVVYHHNYLSELLVTMRYFCQPGTTLVWANKIRYASDLGFIDDFQTSFNSTMIIDLDDVRIYVATSNTSEVEDDQETNEEEEDKEESKKKD